A genomic window from Streptomyces sp. WMMC940 includes:
- a CDS encoding Fpg/Nei family DNA glycosylase: MPEGHTIHRLAADYRERFGGRSVRVTSPQGKFADSAALLDGTALERTEAHGKHLFLGFGGSDGGEWIHIHLGLFGKVDFGDAPAPPPTDTVRLRLANAGSYVDLRGPTACALITDCEKAAIHARLGPDPLRPDDGPERAWARISRSRTTIAALLMDQNVVAGVGNVYRAEVLFRHGIDPYRAGRDLTEREWHALWGDLVGLMREGVRNNRIDTVRPEHMPEAMGRPPRVDDHGGEVYVYRRAQLPCHICGGEIRTAGLAARNLFWCPGCQPA; this comes from the coding sequence ATGCCCGAAGGGCACACCATCCATCGACTGGCCGCCGACTACCGGGAACGGTTCGGCGGCCGGTCCGTGCGGGTCACCAGCCCGCAGGGCAAGTTCGCCGACTCCGCGGCGCTGCTCGACGGCACCGCCCTGGAGCGCACCGAGGCCCACGGCAAGCACCTCTTCCTCGGCTTCGGCGGCTCCGACGGCGGTGAGTGGATCCACATCCACCTCGGCCTGTTCGGCAAGGTGGACTTCGGCGACGCGCCCGCGCCGCCGCCCACCGACACCGTGCGCCTGCGGCTCGCGAACGCCGGGTCGTACGTCGATCTGCGGGGCCCCACGGCCTGCGCCCTGATCACGGACTGCGAGAAGGCCGCGATACACGCGCGGCTGGGCCCCGACCCGCTCCGGCCCGACGACGGTCCCGAGCGAGCCTGGGCGAGGATCTCCCGCTCCCGCACGACGATCGCCGCCCTGCTCATGGACCAGAACGTCGTCGCGGGCGTCGGCAACGTCTACCGCGCGGAAGTGCTCTTCCGGCACGGCATCGATCCGTACCGCGCGGGCAGGGATCTCACCGAGCGGGAATGGCACGCCCTCTGGGGGGACCTGGTCGGCCTGATGCGCGAGGGCGTACGGAACAACCGCATCGACACCGTCCGTCCGGAGCACATGCCGGAGGCGATGGGCCGGCCGCCGCGCGTCGACGACCACGGCGGCGAGGTCTACGTCTACCGCCGGGCACAGCTGCCCTGCCACATCTGTGGCGGCGAGATCCGCACCGCCGGTCTCGCCGCCCGCAATCTCTTCTGGTGCCCCGGCTGCCAGCCCGCCTAG
- a CDS encoding GNAT family N-acetyltransferase: MTTELRVLRREEWDRWYGKLELAFGGVPESPSERELWNELTECERSLGVLDGGDWVGTAGAFSFRVSVPGGAFVPAAGVTMVSVAATHRRRGVLTSMMRRQLDDVRALGEPLALLTASEPEIYGRFGYGIATHQLNLEIDTVRARITAPPGTDDVRLRFAPAAESAEACEALYRSTLGSRPGMLARTPGWERLPLLDPPAQREGASAMQCVLAERDGEVVGYVRFHNKPEWDASGPNGSLLLRDIDALDPAAYAALWRFLFGVDLTSRIRARNRPVDDPLLHLVSDVRRCGVRVRDSLHARLVDVGAALEARTYRTPVDVVLEVEDAFCPWNGGRWRLSGDAKGASCERTAGPADLSLNVRELGAAYLGGVTLSSLAGAGRVRELRGGALAEASTAFASDVAPWLPHGF, translated from the coding sequence ATGACGACTGAACTGCGGGTACTCCGTCGCGAGGAGTGGGACCGGTGGTACGGGAAGCTGGAGCTCGCCTTCGGCGGCGTCCCGGAGTCCCCGTCGGAACGCGAGCTCTGGAACGAACTCACGGAGTGCGAGCGTTCGCTCGGCGTACTGGACGGCGGAGACTGGGTCGGCACGGCCGGGGCGTTCTCCTTCCGGGTGTCGGTCCCGGGCGGCGCGTTCGTTCCCGCCGCCGGGGTCACGATGGTGAGTGTGGCCGCCACCCACCGGCGACGCGGGGTGCTCACGTCGATGATGCGGCGCCAGCTCGACGACGTCCGTGCGCTGGGTGAGCCACTGGCCCTGCTGACGGCTTCCGAGCCGGAGATCTACGGCCGGTTCGGATACGGCATCGCGACCCACCAGCTGAATCTGGAGATCGACACCGTGCGTGCGCGGATCACCGCGCCGCCCGGGACGGACGACGTGCGGCTGCGGTTCGCCCCCGCCGCGGAGTCGGCGGAGGCGTGCGAGGCGCTGTACCGGAGCACGCTCGGCTCACGGCCCGGGATGCTCGCGCGCACCCCTGGCTGGGAGCGGCTTCCGCTGCTCGACCCGCCCGCCCAACGCGAGGGCGCCTCGGCGATGCAGTGCGTCCTCGCCGAACGGGACGGCGAGGTCGTGGGCTACGTCCGCTTCCACAACAAGCCTGAGTGGGACGCCTCGGGGCCGAACGGCTCGCTCCTGCTGCGGGACATCGACGCGCTGGACCCGGCTGCGTACGCGGCGCTGTGGCGCTTCCTCTTCGGCGTCGACCTGACGTCGCGGATCCGGGCGCGAAACCGGCCGGTGGACGACCCGCTGCTGCATCTCGTCTCGGACGTCCGGCGCTGCGGTGTCCGGGTGCGGGACTCGCTGCACGCGCGGCTGGTCGACGTGGGCGCGGCACTGGAGGCGCGGACGTACCGGACGCCGGTGGACGTGGTCCTCGAGGTCGAGGACGCGTTCTGCCCCTGGAACGGGGGCCGTTGGCGCCTCTCGGGGGACGCCAAGGGGGCGTCGTGCGAGCGTACGGCAGGCCCGGCCGATCTGTCCCTGAACGTGCGGGAGTTGGGCGCCGCCTATCTGGGCGGGGTGACGCTTTCGTCGCTGGCGGGGGCGGGCCGGGTGCGCGAACTGCGCGGTGGCGCGCTGGCGGAGGCATCGACGGCCTTCGCGTCCGACGTGGCGCCGTGGCTGCCGCACGGCTTCTAG
- a CDS encoding PP2C family protein-serine/threonine phosphatase, giving the protein MARGAADSYTARMRKATHRARTTLRRSGVDYFRGDGSDWIALAGLLLTVPAIAWGTILMPVWCTPAALVLPIVAGGLLLRPASLLGLYAAAALALIVESLVLGPYTEGPARVTPGTVLVVAACGLFGLLIAQFRARVGVPWRRGGTMLFDLRERIRVQSALPRLPQGWHREMALRPAGGQSFSGDFVVAARTNGGRTLEVVLTDVSGKGMDAASRALLLSGAFGGLLGSLPPHGFLPAANGYLLRQDWDEGFATSVHLVLDLDSGDYELLSAGHLPALQLHAGTGRWEEQAAEGPLLGVYEGAQFDPVKGTLRPGDVLMLFTDGLVEANDRDIAEGMDRLTGEADRYVATGFEGAAWHLIEAVAKDVNDDRALLLIRREP; this is encoded by the coding sequence ATGGCACGTGGCGCTGCGGACTCGTACACGGCCCGGATGCGCAAAGCGACGCACCGGGCCCGCACGACGCTGCGCAGGTCCGGGGTCGACTACTTCCGCGGCGACGGCTCCGACTGGATCGCGCTGGCCGGGCTCCTGCTGACCGTCCCGGCGATCGCCTGGGGAACCATCCTCATGCCGGTCTGGTGCACGCCGGCCGCCCTCGTCCTGCCGATCGTCGCGGGCGGACTGCTGCTGCGGCCCGCGAGCCTGCTCGGGCTCTACGCGGCCGCGGCCCTGGCGCTGATCGTCGAGTCACTCGTACTCGGCCCCTACACGGAAGGGCCGGCCCGGGTCACCCCGGGGACGGTGCTGGTGGTGGCGGCCTGCGGACTCTTCGGTCTGCTCATCGCCCAGTTCCGCGCCCGCGTCGGGGTGCCCTGGCGGCGGGGCGGCACGATGCTCTTCGACCTGCGCGAACGGATCCGGGTACAGAGCGCCCTGCCGCGCCTGCCGCAGGGCTGGCACCGCGAGATGGCCCTCCGCCCGGCCGGCGGCCAGTCGTTCTCCGGGGACTTCGTCGTCGCCGCCCGCACCAACGGCGGCCGCACCCTCGAAGTCGTCCTCACCGACGTCTCCGGCAAGGGCATGGACGCCGCGTCGCGCGCCCTGCTGCTGTCCGGCGCCTTCGGCGGGCTCCTCGGTTCCCTCCCACCGCACGGCTTCCTCCCCGCCGCCAACGGCTATCTCCTGCGCCAGGACTGGGACGAGGGCTTCGCGACCTCCGTCCACCTCGTGCTCGACCTGGACTCCGGTGACTACGAACTGCTCTCCGCCGGCCATCTGCCCGCACTCCAGCTCCACGCGGGCACCGGCCGCTGGGAGGAGCAGGCAGCGGAGGGCCCGCTGCTCGGAGTGTACGAGGGCGCCCAGTTCGACCCGGTCAAGGGCACTCTGCGCCCCGGCGACGTGCTGATGCTCTTCACCGACGGCCTCGTCGAGGCGAACGACCGGGACATCGCCGAGGGCATGGACCGGCTCACCGGCGAGGCCGACCGCTATGTGGCGACGGGTTTCGAGGGGGCCGCCTGGCACCTCATCGAGGCCGTGGCGAAGGACGTCAACGACGACCGGGCCCTGCTGCTGATCCGCCGGGAACCGTGA
- a CDS encoding HD domain-containing protein, translating to MPNLTLDQVEAIARDAHAHQTDKAGRPYTEHIRAVAEGVRTRGGTDEQIAAAWLHDAIEDDALSREWLAAAELPQQVKDLVDAMTKRPGEDAESYARRILATPGARLVKEADLAHNADPDRLALLDEPTRARLSAKYAAMRRLLGLTAG from the coding sequence ATGCCCAATCTCACGCTCGACCAGGTCGAGGCGATCGCCCGGGACGCCCATGCGCACCAGACCGACAAGGCAGGACGGCCCTACACCGAGCACATCCGGGCGGTGGCGGAGGGAGTGAGGACGCGGGGCGGCACCGACGAGCAGATCGCCGCCGCCTGGCTGCACGACGCGATCGAGGACGACGCGCTGTCGCGCGAATGGCTGGCCGCGGCGGAACTCCCGCAACAGGTCAAGGACTTGGTGGACGCCATGACCAAGCGCCCGGGGGAGGACGCCGAGTCGTACGCCCGGCGCATCCTCGCCACACCGGGCGCCCGACTCGTCAAGGAGGCCGACCTCGCCCACAACGCCGATCCGGACCGGCTCGCCCTGCTCGACGAACCGACCCGGGCCCGGCTCAGCGCGAAGTACGCGGCGATGAGGCGGCTGCTCGGCCTGACAGCCGGGTGA
- a CDS encoding acyltransferase family protein, producing MFHAPNGLQRDRVPDAHREPEPLPGRTATAEATPPAPPAPVAQEAQAAPVKRRDAYFDNAKYLAIVLVAVAHAWEPVMDGSRATRAAYMFVYTFHMPAFIIISGYFSRSFQARPDQLKRLVSGVVVPFFVFEVAYTLFKRWADDDPQYPFSLTDPLYLTWFLIALFVWRLSTPLWRSIKYPLAVALVIASLGSLTPGIGQDLDLQRILQFLPFFVLGLSMRPEHFQMLRRREVRLLALPVVAAAAVFTYWVAPDVRMGWFYRSTSAEELDAPWWAGPLMTFGLFGCALLLTAAFLAWVPRRRTWFTVLGAGTICGYLLHGFLVKSLDYLGLVAQYPWLAEPAGAVAVTLATAAAVTLFCTPPVRRALRFATEPELSWAFRRDVTRLSGRAAASSPRTSR from the coding sequence ATGTTCCACGCTCCGAATGGATTGCAGAGGGACCGCGTCCCCGACGCCCACCGTGAGCCGGAGCCCCTCCCCGGGAGGACAGCGACGGCCGAAGCGACACCGCCCGCCCCACCGGCTCCGGTGGCGCAGGAGGCTCAGGCGGCGCCGGTCAAGAGACGCGACGCCTACTTCGACAACGCCAAGTACCTCGCCATCGTGCTGGTGGCGGTGGCGCACGCCTGGGAGCCGGTGATGGACGGCAGCCGCGCCACCAGGGCGGCGTACATGTTCGTCTACACCTTCCACATGCCGGCGTTCATCATCATCTCCGGCTACTTCTCGCGGAGTTTCCAGGCCCGCCCCGACCAGCTGAAGCGGCTGGTCAGCGGTGTCGTGGTGCCGTTCTTCGTCTTCGAGGTCGCCTACACCCTCTTCAAGCGGTGGGCGGACGACGACCCCCAGTACCCCTTCAGCCTGACCGACCCGCTGTACCTCACGTGGTTCCTGATCGCGCTCTTCGTGTGGCGGCTGTCGACGCCGCTGTGGCGTTCGATCAAGTATCCGCTGGCGGTGGCCCTGGTCATCGCGTCGCTCGGCTCACTCACCCCGGGCATCGGCCAGGACCTCGACCTCCAGCGCATCCTGCAGTTCCTGCCCTTCTTCGTGCTGGGTCTGTCGATGCGGCCGGAGCACTTCCAGATGCTGCGGCGCCGGGAGGTGCGGCTGCTGGCGCTCCCGGTGGTCGCGGCCGCGGCGGTGTTCACCTACTGGGTGGCGCCGGACGTGCGGATGGGCTGGTTCTACCGCTCCACCAGCGCCGAGGAGCTGGACGCGCCGTGGTGGGCGGGGCCGCTGATGACCTTCGGGCTGTTCGGCTGCGCGCTGCTGCTGACGGCCGCCTTCCTCGCCTGGGTACCGCGTCGCAGGACGTGGTTCACCGTGCTGGGCGCGGGCACCATCTGCGGCTACCTGCTCCACGGCTTCCTGGTGAAGTCCCTGGACTACCTGGGGCTGGTGGCGCAGTACCCGTGGCTGGCGGAGCCGGCCGGGGCGGTCGCGGTCACGCTCGCCACGGCCGCGGCGGTGACGCTGTTCTGCACCCCGCCGGTGCGGCGTGCGCTGCGGTTCGCGACCGAGCCCGAACTGTCGTGGGCGTTCCGGCGGGACGTCACCCGGCTGTCAGGCCGAGCAGCCGCCTCATCGCCGCGTACTTCGCGCTGA
- the tig gene encoding trigger factor: MKSAVETLNPTRVRLTVEVPFEELKDSLDAAYKKINQQVTVKGFRKGKVPARVIDQRFGRGAVLEEAVNDALPKFYTEAVNEAEINPLGQPEVDITELKDGETLNFTAEVDVRPAIEIPDFSGIEVEVDAVEVSDEDVEKSVDQLRTRFASTSPVERAAADGDVVTIDLEAKVDGEVLADGVADGVQYTIGSGELLDGIDEAVTGLEAGGEATFASQLKGGSAEGKDAEITVKVTQVAARELPELDDEFAQMASEFDTLEELKADSRKRLENMKQYDQATQAQERVLEKLLELVEVPVPEKLLEDEIRTRKHNLEHHQLGQMGLDLAKYLEIQGKTEEEFDAETKEQAVKGIKTQFVLDELVSREKLNVSQEELTEHLMRRAASSGMSPDQFAQAVVEGGQVPMLVGEVARGKALATVVEASTVKDTNGEVVDMSDDEDEVEEATEVAAAATGDEEKSGA, from the coding sequence GTGAAGAGCGCCGTGGAGACCCTGAACCCGACCCGGGTTCGGCTCACTGTCGAGGTGCCCTTCGAGGAGCTCAAGGACAGCCTCGACGCGGCGTACAAGAAGATCAACCAGCAGGTCACGGTCAAGGGCTTCCGCAAGGGCAAGGTCCCGGCGCGCGTCATCGACCAGCGGTTCGGCCGCGGCGCGGTGCTGGAGGAGGCCGTCAACGACGCGCTCCCGAAGTTCTACACCGAGGCGGTCAACGAGGCGGAGATCAACCCGCTCGGCCAGCCCGAGGTCGACATCACCGAGCTGAAGGACGGCGAGACGCTGAACTTCACCGCCGAGGTCGACGTCCGCCCGGCCATCGAGATCCCGGACTTCTCCGGCATCGAGGTCGAGGTCGACGCCGTCGAGGTCTCCGACGAGGACGTCGAGAAGTCCGTCGACCAGCTGCGTACCCGCTTCGCCTCCACCTCCCCGGTCGAGCGCGCCGCCGCCGACGGTGACGTCGTGACGATCGACCTCGAGGCCAAGGTCGACGGTGAGGTCCTCGCGGACGGCGTCGCCGACGGCGTGCAGTACACGATCGGATCCGGAGAGCTCCTCGACGGCATCGACGAGGCCGTGACCGGCCTGGAGGCCGGCGGCGAGGCCACCTTCGCCTCGCAGCTGAAGGGCGGCTCCGCCGAGGGCAAGGACGCCGAGATCACCGTCAAGGTGACCCAGGTCGCCGCGCGCGAGCTCCCCGAGCTGGACGACGAGTTCGCCCAGATGGCCAGCGAGTTCGACACCCTCGAGGAGCTGAAGGCCGACAGCCGCAAGCGCCTGGAGAACATGAAGCAGTACGACCAGGCCACCCAGGCCCAGGAGCGCGTGCTCGAGAAGCTCCTGGAGCTGGTCGAGGTCCCGGTCCCCGAGAAGCTCCTCGAGGACGAGATCCGCACCCGCAAGCACAACCTGGAGCACCACCAGCTCGGCCAGATGGGACTCGACCTCGCCAAGTACCTGGAAATCCAGGGCAAGACCGAGGAGGAGTTCGACGCCGAGACCAAGGAGCAGGCGGTCAAGGGCATCAAGACCCAGTTCGTCCTCGACGAGCTGGTCTCCAGGGAGAAGCTCAACGTCAGCCAGGAGGAGCTCACCGAGCACCTCATGCGCCGCGCCGCCTCCTCCGGCATGTCCCCGGACCAGTTCGCCCAGGCCGTCGTCGAGGGCGGCCAGGTGCCGATGCTCGTGGGCGAGGTCGCCCGCGGCAAGGCTCTCGCCACCGTCGTCGAGGCCTCGACGGTCAAGGACACCAACGGCGAGGTCGTCGACATGAGCGACGACGAGGACGAGGTCGAGGAGGCCACCGAGGTCGCCGCCGCGGCCACCGGTGACGAGGAGAAGTCCGGGGCCTGA
- a CDS encoding ATP-dependent Clp protease proteolytic subunit, whose product MPNAAGEPSIGGGLGDQVYSRLLGERIIFLGQQVDDDIANKITAQLLLLAADPEKDIYLYINSPGGSVTAGMAIYDTMQYIPNDVVTIGMGMAASMGQFLLTGGTAGKRFALPHTDILMHQGSAGIGGTASDIKIQAEYLLRTKQRMAEITARHSGQTVETIIRDGDRDRWFTAEEAKDYGLIDEIISAASGVPGGGGTGA is encoded by the coding sequence ATGCCTAACGCCGCCGGTGAGCCGTCCATCGGTGGAGGCCTCGGCGACCAGGTCTACAGCCGGCTGCTCGGCGAGCGCATCATCTTCCTGGGTCAGCAGGTGGACGACGACATCGCCAACAAGATCACGGCCCAGCTCCTTCTCCTGGCCGCCGATCCGGAGAAGGACATCTACCTCTACATCAACAGCCCCGGTGGCTCGGTGACGGCCGGCATGGCCATCTACGACACCATGCAGTACATCCCGAACGACGTCGTCACCATCGGCATGGGCATGGCCGCCTCCATGGGCCAGTTCCTGCTCACCGGCGGCACCGCCGGCAAGCGCTTCGCCCTGCCGCACACCGACATCCTGATGCACCAGGGCTCGGCCGGCATCGGCGGCACGGCCTCGGACATCAAGATCCAGGCCGAGTACCTGCTGCGCACCAAGCAGCGCATGGCCGAGATCACCGCCCGCCACTCCGGCCAGACCGTCGAGACGATCATCCGCGACGGCGACCGCGACCGCTGGTTCACGGCCGAGGAGGCCAAGGACTACGGGCTCATCGACGAGATCATCTCCGCCGCTTCGGGCGTTCCCGGCGGCGGCGGCACCGGCGCCTGA
- a CDS encoding ATP-dependent Clp protease proteolytic subunit has protein sequence MVNTTMNQFPAASASGLYTGPQVDNRYVVPRFVERTSQGVREYDPYAKLFEERVIFLGVQIDDASANDVMAQLLCLESMDPDRDISIYINSPGGSFTALTAIYDTMQFVKPDIQTVCMGQAASAAAVLLAAGTPGKRMALPHARVLIHQPSSQTGREQLSDLEIAANEILRMREQLEEMLAKHSSTPIEKVREDIERDKILTAEDALAYGLVDQIVSTRKSAAAAAA, from the coding sequence ATGGTGAACACGACCATGAACCAGTTCCCCGCAGCCTCCGCGAGCGGCCTCTACACCGGCCCGCAGGTGGACAACCGCTATGTCGTCCCCCGCTTCGTCGAGCGCACCTCCCAGGGCGTGCGCGAGTACGACCCGTACGCGAAGCTCTTCGAGGAGCGCGTGATCTTCCTCGGGGTCCAGATCGACGACGCCTCCGCCAACGACGTCATGGCGCAGCTGCTGTGCCTGGAGTCCATGGACCCGGACCGCGACATCTCCATCTACATCAACAGCCCCGGTGGCTCCTTCACCGCGCTGACCGCCATCTACGACACGATGCAGTTCGTGAAGCCGGACATCCAGACGGTCTGCATGGGCCAGGCGGCGTCCGCCGCGGCCGTGCTGCTGGCCGCCGGCACCCCCGGCAAGCGGATGGCCCTGCCGCACGCCCGTGTGCTGATCCACCAGCCGTCGTCGCAGACGGGCCGCGAGCAGCTCTCGGACCTGGAGATCGCGGCCAACGAGATCCTGCGCATGCGCGAGCAGCTCGAGGAGATGCTGGCCAAGCACTCCTCCACGCCGATCGAGAAGGTGCGCGAGGACATCGAGCGCGACAAGATCCTCACGGCCGAGGACGCGCTCGCGTACGGCCTGGTCGACCAGATCGTGTCGACCCGCAAGAGCGCGGCCGCAGCGGCCGCCTGA